The Mycolicibacterium flavescens genome has a segment encoding these proteins:
- a CDS encoding peptide synthase, which produces MESEVLTLPDARIVPGPPLPLLIEPTKDGLDVVAWAEAQRGPLHELLLRHGGIVFRGFTGASVEAFRKFIAAVSGEPLPYVGRTSPRHEVADRVYTSTDYPPHTRIPLHNESSYSKTWPLRLFFHCVIPPASGGATPIADSRNIYRRISPELRQRLEERDYLYVRHFTPTLGVSWQEAFQTSDRADVERYCADNDIDLTWGAADELTTRQRRPVSATHPETGEKTWFNHLTFFHVSTLDPLVAEALLSMGKENLPNNTYYGDGEEIEPEALDELRAAYDAETVSIPWQEGDIMMLDNMLVAHSRDTYKPPRKIVVGMAEPWSRR; this is translated from the coding sequence GTGGAGTCCGAAGTTCTGACGCTGCCGGACGCAAGGATTGTTCCGGGACCGCCGCTTCCGCTGCTCATAGAGCCAACGAAGGATGGCTTGGACGTCGTGGCTTGGGCGGAGGCACAACGAGGCCCACTGCACGAACTCCTACTTCGCCACGGAGGCATCGTCTTTCGAGGATTCACCGGAGCATCGGTCGAGGCTTTCCGCAAGTTCATCGCTGCTGTGTCGGGCGAGCCACTTCCCTACGTCGGTAGGACATCGCCTCGGCACGAAGTTGCCGACCGTGTCTACACTTCGACCGACTACCCCCCGCACACGCGGATCCCGCTCCATAACGAGTCGTCGTACAGCAAGACCTGGCCGCTGCGCCTCTTCTTCCATTGCGTGATACCACCGGCCAGCGGAGGCGCCACGCCGATAGCCGACAGTCGCAACATCTACCGGCGGATCTCACCCGAACTGCGCCAAAGGCTGGAGGAGCGGGATTACCTGTACGTCCGCCACTTCACGCCGACACTCGGCGTCAGTTGGCAGGAAGCCTTCCAGACATCGGACCGCGCTGACGTCGAACGGTACTGCGCCGACAACGACATCGACCTCACGTGGGGCGCGGCCGACGAACTGACTACTCGGCAGCGCCGACCGGTGTCCGCAACACACCCCGAGACGGGCGAAAAGACGTGGTTCAACCACCTCACCTTTTTCCACGTCTCCACGCTGGATCCATTGGTTGCCGAGGCGTTGCTGTCGATGGGGAAAGAGAACCTGCCGAACAACACCTATTACGGTGACGGCGAGGAAATCGAGCCGGAGGCCTTGGATGAACTGCGCGCCGCCTACGACGCAGAAACGGTTTCGATACCGTGGCAGGAAGGCGACATCATGATGCTCGACAACATGCTCGTCGCCCACAGCCGGGACACGTACAAGCCGCCCCGCAAGATCGTGGTCGGCATGGCAGAACCTTGGTCCCGGAGATAG
- a CDS encoding methyltransferase: protein MIKALILPLGRRYMRLLHTDREHVGVAGRWIRALLMIVPFFAVAFPLWIRAALWGPLVVETTTEDGIRIRCRLQDGLQIYIYLFGTAWEPDLAAFLRRRLRPGDTFVDVGAHIGCVAALTSRLVGPRGTVVAIEPCPVVIPWLRETVARNELTNVRMVDAAVSDRDHELPLFLGPNWNLGETSTVARPKLREEGRVRAAPLASLLTREELMSARMIKIDVEGGEDRVLAGVSAFVDVLAADAELVVELSPSWWSDPNLRPIDVLQPFLDRGFHVYLLPNDYLPWRYLWPKDVGAPRRLHDLTELERRVFRLDIVLSRIDADTL from the coding sequence ATGATCAAGGCATTGATCTTGCCGCTGGGGCGCCGGTACATGCGACTTCTTCATACCGATAGGGAACACGTCGGCGTTGCAGGGCGCTGGATTCGAGCGTTGCTGATGATCGTCCCGTTCTTCGCGGTGGCTTTTCCATTGTGGATTCGCGCCGCATTATGGGGACCGTTGGTCGTTGAGACCACCACCGAAGATGGCATTCGTATTCGATGTCGGCTCCAAGACGGTCTACAGATCTACATCTACCTTTTCGGTACGGCGTGGGAACCTGATCTTGCGGCGTTTCTGCGCCGCCGGTTGCGGCCGGGTGACACCTTCGTTGACGTCGGTGCACACATCGGTTGCGTAGCCGCACTGACCAGCAGATTGGTCGGGCCGCGCGGTACCGTTGTGGCGATTGAACCTTGTCCCGTGGTGATCCCCTGGCTGCGAGAGACAGTGGCGAGGAACGAACTCACGAACGTACGCATGGTTGACGCCGCAGTATCGGACCGCGATCACGAACTTCCGCTGTTCTTGGGCCCAAACTGGAACCTCGGCGAGACCTCTACGGTCGCCCGCCCCAAGCTCCGCGAAGAGGGCCGAGTGCGGGCAGCGCCGCTCGCTTCGCTCTTAACCCGCGAAGAGCTGATGTCAGCGCGCATGATCAAGATCGATGTGGAGGGCGGCGAGGACCGCGTGCTCGCCGGAGTATCGGCGTTCGTGGACGTGCTCGCCGCCGACGCAGAATTGGTGGTTGAACTATCACCAAGTTGGTGGAGCGATCCGAATCTGCGGCCCATTGACGTGCTGCAACCCTTTCTCGATCGCGGCTTCCACGTCTACCTACTGCCCAACGACTATTTGCCGTGGCGGTACCTGTGGCCGAAGGATGTCGGCGCGCCGCGACGGCTGCACGACCTTACGGAACTCGAGCGGCGCGTATTTCGGCTCGATATCGTGCTGTCGCGCATCGACGCCGATACCTTGTGA
- the efpA gene encoding integral membrane efflux protein EFPA — protein MSRRRFIAAVVAISGMGLVAAMDGTIAVFALPKIQNELGLSDASRAWVITAYVLTFGGLMLLGGRLGDAFGRKRIFTIAAALFTVASAICSVAWDAPSLLFGRLLQGVAAGILAPTCLALVATTFPKGPGRNAATAIFGAMNGISGVLALTVGGALTDVSWRIIFMVNVPMGLAVIWLARIALQETRTERMKLDATGALLTTLICVTAVFGLSVGPQEGWLSVITVGSGALALGAIAAFVVVERRAENPIVPFDLFFDRNRVATFATIFLAGGVLFSLTVLVALYVQQVLKYSTLHAGLGFIPFVIAVGSGMGVSSRLVMRFPPRVVVIAGVLLVLSAVVASSMTLHMGVPYFPTLVVPLVVGAFGIGLANLPLMLSAIASVGDDRIGPTSAIALMLSTLGGPVVLAVIQAVITSRNLSLGGIDGPAEFMNAAQLHALDQSITFGLLWLAGLCVIVGGIALCIGYTARQVAHAQEVKKAIDAGDV, from the coding sequence ATGTCGCGCCGCCGCTTCATCGCGGCGGTTGTGGCAATCAGCGGTATGGGGCTGGTAGCGGCGATGGACGGCACCATCGCGGTCTTTGCGCTACCCAAGATTCAGAACGAGCTCGGCCTGTCCGATGCGTCGCGCGCGTGGGTGATCACTGCCTACGTATTGACTTTTGGCGGCCTCATGCTGTTGGGCGGCCGCCTCGGGGACGCTTTTGGGCGCAAGCGCATCTTCACGATTGCGGCCGCACTGTTCACCGTCGCATCAGCGATATGCTCGGTTGCTTGGGATGCGCCCAGCCTCCTCTTTGGCCGACTACTGCAGGGTGTCGCCGCGGGAATTCTTGCGCCGACCTGTCTTGCACTAGTCGCGACGACATTCCCCAAAGGCCCCGGACGCAACGCCGCGACTGCAATCTTTGGGGCGATGAACGGGATCAGCGGGGTGCTGGCCCTGACGGTGGGCGGAGCACTCACGGATGTGTCATGGCGGATCATCTTCATGGTCAACGTACCGATGGGTTTGGCAGTGATCTGGCTCGCACGGATCGCGCTGCAGGAAACCCGCACGGAGCGAATGAAACTTGATGCCACTGGCGCTCTGCTGACCACGTTGATCTGTGTCACGGCCGTTTTCGGTCTCTCGGTAGGGCCACAGGAGGGCTGGCTCTCGGTTATCACTGTCGGTTCAGGCGCGCTGGCACTTGGCGCCATTGCCGCGTTCGTCGTGGTTGAGCGACGGGCAGAAAATCCGATCGTGCCGTTCGACTTGTTCTTCGACCGCAATCGGGTGGCTACATTCGCGACCATCTTCTTAGCTGGTGGGGTCCTGTTCAGCCTGACCGTCCTCGTCGCTCTATATGTGCAACAAGTACTGAAGTACAGCACCCTCCACGCCGGCCTTGGATTTATCCCGTTTGTCATTGCCGTTGGAAGCGGGATGGGCGTCTCGTCGCGGCTGGTGATGCGGTTCCCTCCGAGGGTCGTGGTGATTGCTGGCGTTCTACTCGTGCTGAGTGCGGTCGTCGCGAGCAGCATGACACTGCATATGGGTGTCCCGTATTTCCCAACACTCGTGGTGCCACTCGTCGTCGGCGCGTTCGGTATTGGGTTGGCCAACCTCCCGCTCATGCTTTCGGCCATCGCCAGTGTCGGGGATGACCGCATTGGGCCCACCTCCGCAATCGCGCTGATGCTCTCCACCCTCGGGGGACCCGTAGTGCTGGCCGTGATCCAGGCGGTGATCACCTCGCGCAATCTGTCTCTGGGCGGGATCGACGGCCCCGCGGAATTCATGAACGCCGCTCAGTTGCACGCGTTGGACCAGAGCATCACTTTCGGCTTGCTGTGGTTAGCGGGGCTATGCGTTATCGTCGGCGGAATTGCGTTATGTATCGGTTACACCGCGCGGCAGGTGGCGCACGCACAGGAGGTTAAGAAAGCGATCGATGCCGGGGATGTTTAG
- the mdoC gene encoding Glucans biosynthesis protein C gives MQPATERLHSLDAVRAFALLAGVAFHATAPWIEDGWAVAFEPPSATAAAIWYFLHMFRMPVFFLIAGYFGRLAAERRGTKGFTKDRAKRIALPLVVGIPLIPPLTLVGFALGSLASGMSVAELTAFARAVTGQAPSATYGPPVLQILGHLWFLYYLLLFYVAALILRRVCALDRGGEVLRGIDRILGFFMRTGLVVVAFALLVATWYSFVWTEWPEWTGRPAPVSVVPFAPALLGYGFFFVVGWLLHRQNDLLIQQRTRWVQYLLAGAALAVLSYLIAGPTPKWSHYLHGWELYLYAVAYLTASWCLSFALIGLALRFLSNASPVRRYVADSSYWLYLMHLAPIALFVALMRPLAWHWSVKYSITIAATVTVLLLSYQAFVRYTFIGATLNGRRHQRTV, from the coding sequence ATGCAACCAGCTACAGAACGTCTTCACTCGCTTGACGCTGTCCGCGCTTTCGCGTTGTTGGCCGGCGTCGCTTTTCACGCGACCGCACCCTGGATAGAGGACGGGTGGGCAGTCGCTTTCGAGCCGCCGAGCGCGACGGCCGCGGCGATCTGGTATTTCCTGCACATGTTCCGTATGCCAGTGTTCTTCTTGATCGCCGGGTATTTCGGGCGTCTGGCAGCAGAACGGCGCGGCACGAAGGGTTTCACCAAGGACCGCGCGAAGCGTATTGCGCTCCCACTCGTCGTCGGCATCCCGTTGATCCCTCCTCTGACGTTGGTGGGCTTCGCGTTAGGTTCGCTGGCTTCGGGAATGAGCGTCGCGGAGTTGACGGCGTTTGCAAGAGCTGTGACCGGCCAGGCGCCGAGTGCCACCTACGGCCCTCCCGTCCTACAGATCCTGGGGCACCTTTGGTTCCTGTACTACCTGCTCTTGTTTTACGTCGCCGCACTCATTTTGCGGCGGGTCTGTGCGCTAGACCGCGGGGGCGAGGTGCTTCGTGGCATCGACAGGATTCTTGGCTTCTTCATGCGTACTGGGCTCGTCGTCGTTGCGTTCGCCTTGCTGGTCGCCACCTGGTACTCCTTCGTGTGGACCGAATGGCCAGAGTGGACGGGGCGTCCTGCCCCAGTGTCGGTCGTTCCGTTCGCTCCCGCGTTGCTTGGTTATGGATTCTTCTTCGTTGTGGGCTGGTTGCTGCATCGGCAAAACGACTTGCTTATACAGCAGCGCACCCGGTGGGTGCAGTACCTGCTCGCAGGTGCCGCGCTCGCGGTATTGAGTTATCTGATCGCAGGCCCGACACCCAAGTGGTCGCACTACCTCCACGGGTGGGAGCTGTACCTCTATGCGGTGGCGTATTTGACGGCCAGCTGGTGTTTGAGCTTCGCGCTGATCGGGTTGGCGTTGCGCTTCCTCTCGAATGCCAGTCCAGTTCGCCGCTACGTCGCGGATTCGTCTTACTGGCTGTACCTCATGCATCTAGCGCCAATCGCTCTCTTCGTGGCGCTCATGCGTCCACTCGCTTGGCATTGGAGCGTGAAGTACTCGATAACGATAGCCGCCACCGTGACGGTACTGCTGTTGAGCTATCAGGCTTTCGTGCGCTACACGTTCATTGGCGCGACCCTCAATGGCCGACGTCATCAGCGGACTGTCTAG
- a CDS encoding Fatty acyl-AMP ligase FadD28 and polyketide synthase, with translation MLIPRVSIDPTGVTTNLHDIRAAIRQELNALRENQDESLQLAWLLSFMPKRTLRRMDDATVADPDHPVFCSNLGDVGSVVNRLDGTDAEYATARVTAQNETRQWLERTGGQLILQSLRIPGSIIISVDAYQPGFENTKPALRKLAAETLAEFGLTGRIE, from the coding sequence ATGTTGATACCACGCGTCAGCATCGACCCGACCGGGGTGACGACAAATCTGCATGACATCCGCGCGGCGATCAGGCAGGAGTTGAACGCCCTGCGGGAAAACCAAGACGAGTCATTGCAGCTTGCTTGGCTTCTCTCGTTCATGCCGAAGCGGACGTTGCGACGAATGGACGATGCGACGGTGGCAGACCCTGACCACCCGGTGTTCTGTTCCAATCTCGGTGACGTCGGTTCGGTAGTGAACCGTCTCGACGGTACTGACGCCGAGTACGCCACCGCACGAGTGACTGCACAAAACGAAACGCGGCAATGGCTTGAGCGCACCGGCGGTCAGTTGATTCTGCAGTCGTTGCGCATCCCCGGCAGCATCATCATCAGTGTCGACGCATACCAGCCGGGTTTTGAGAATACAAAGCCCGCTTTGCGCAAGTTGGCGGCGGAAACGCTTGCTGAATTCGGCCTTACTGGAAGGATCGAGTAG